One genomic segment of Mycolicibacterium gilvum includes these proteins:
- a CDS encoding acyl-CoA dehydrogenase family protein, producing the protein MTFSLELSSDLLDVQKWVHEFAADVVRPAAAEWDEREETPWPIIQEAAKVGLYSMEFFAEQAAEPSGLGMIVAFEEMFWGDAGIALAILGTGLAAASVAANGTPEQVGEWVPQMFGSVDDPKVAAFCSSEPNAGSDVGSILTRARYDEATDEWVLNGTKTWATNGGIANVHVVVASVYPELGTRGQVSFIIPPGTKGLSQGQKFLKHGIRASHTAEVVLDDVRIPGRMIVGGKERFDARIAKVREGKKAAGQAAMATFERTRPTVGAMAVGVARAAFEYARDYACEREQFGRKIGEFQGVAFKLADMKARIDAARLLVYRAGWMARNGKAFESAEGSMAKLVASETAVYVTDEAIQILGGNGYTREYPVERMHRDAKIFTIFEGTSEIQRLVMARAITGLPIR; encoded by the coding sequence ATGACATTCTCGCTGGAGTTGTCCTCGGACTTGCTGGACGTGCAGAAATGGGTCCACGAGTTCGCCGCCGACGTGGTCCGTCCCGCCGCCGCGGAATGGGACGAGCGCGAAGAGACGCCGTGGCCGATCATCCAGGAGGCCGCGAAAGTCGGGCTGTACTCCATGGAGTTCTTCGCCGAGCAGGCCGCCGAACCGAGCGGACTCGGCATGATCGTCGCGTTCGAGGAGATGTTCTGGGGTGACGCCGGCATCGCGCTGGCGATCCTGGGCACCGGGCTGGCCGCCGCGTCCGTCGCAGCCAACGGCACACCCGAGCAGGTCGGCGAATGGGTTCCGCAGATGTTCGGCAGCGTCGACGATCCCAAGGTCGCCGCGTTCTGCTCCTCGGAACCCAACGCCGGGTCCGACGTCGGCTCGATCCTGACCAGGGCGCGCTACGACGAGGCGACCGACGAGTGGGTGCTCAACGGCACCAAGACGTGGGCCACCAACGGGGGTATAGCCAACGTCCACGTCGTCGTCGCGTCCGTCTACCCCGAACTCGGCACCCGCGGCCAGGTCTCGTTCATCATCCCGCCCGGGACGAAGGGTCTGAGCCAGGGGCAGAAGTTCCTCAAGCACGGCATCCGCGCGTCGCACACCGCCGAGGTCGTGCTCGACGACGTCCGCATCCCCGGCCGGATGATCGTCGGCGGCAAGGAGCGTTTCGACGCGCGCATCGCGAAGGTCCGTGAGGGCAAGAAGGCCGCCGGCCAGGCCGCGATGGCGACGTTCGAGCGCACCCGCCCCACCGTCGGCGCCATGGCGGTCGGCGTGGCGCGGGCCGCCTTCGAGTACGCCCGCGACTACGCCTGCGAGCGTGAGCAATTCGGCCGCAAGATCGGCGAGTTCCAGGGTGTCGCGTTCAAGCTGGCCGACATGAAGGCCCGGATCGACGCCGCTCGGCTGCTGGTCTACCGCGCCGGGTGGATGGCGCGCAACGGCAAGGCATTCGAGTCCGCGGAGGGATCGATGGCCAAGCTCGTCGCGAGCGAGACCGCGGTCTACGTGACCGACGAGGCGATCCAGATCCTCGGCGGCAACGGCTACACCCGTGAATACCCGGTCGAGCGGATGCACCGCGACGCCAAGATCTTCACGATCTTCGAGGGCACCAGCGAGATCCAGCGCCTGGTGATGGCCCGCGCGATCACGGGTCTGCCCATCCGCTGA
- the ruvC gene encoding crossover junction endodeoxyribonuclease RuvC, giving the protein MRVMGVDPGLTRCGLSVIESGRGRQVIALDVDVVRTPSDHPLAHRLLAISNAVEHWLDTHRPDVIAIERVFSNQNANTAMGTAQAGGVVALAAARRDIDVHFHTPSEVKAAVTGNGRADKAQVTEMVTRILALQQKPTPADAADALALAICHCWRAPMISRMAAAEEMAAEQRRKYQATLKAKTRQVSRSAR; this is encoded by the coding sequence GTGCGGGTGATGGGAGTCGACCCGGGACTGACCCGGTGCGGCCTGTCGGTCATCGAGAGCGGCCGGGGCCGGCAGGTGATCGCCCTCGATGTCGACGTGGTGCGCACGCCGTCGGATCATCCTCTGGCGCATCGCCTGTTGGCCATCAGCAACGCCGTCGAACACTGGCTGGACACCCACCGTCCCGACGTGATCGCCATCGAGCGGGTGTTCTCCAATCAGAACGCCAACACCGCGATGGGGACCGCGCAGGCCGGTGGTGTGGTCGCGCTGGCCGCCGCGCGGCGCGACATCGATGTGCACTTCCACACGCCCAGTGAGGTGAAGGCCGCGGTCACCGGCAACGGCCGCGCCGACAAGGCCCAGGTCACCGAGATGGTCACCAGAATCCTTGCGCTGCAACAGAAGCCGACTCCAGCCGACGCGGCCGACGCGCTGGCGCTCGCGATCTGTCACTGCTGGCGTGCGCCGATGATCTCACGGATGGCGGCCGCCGAGGAGATGGCCGCCGAGCAGCGCCGCAAGTACCAGGCGACCCTCAAGGCGAAGACGCGCCAGGTCTCACGGAGCGCCCGGTGA
- a CDS encoding phosphatidylinositol mannoside acyltransferase, with protein sequence MTRDQGAVRDGGGLLAFPSALAGQLSDWGYAAGWRLVRAAPDIVARNTFEAGAVWASRNGGPDQLRRNLARVIGSAPAEVPDSLMRASLASYARYWREAFRLPSMDHAELGRKLWVRDIETVFAALEHGRGAVLALPHSGNWDMAGVWLAQNHGTFATVAERLKPESLYNRFLAYRQSLGFNVVPSSGGERPAYDVVRDWLLDNGIVCLMADRDLSRRGVEVDFFGEPSRLPAGPAKLAIETGAPLFPAHCWFDGDGWGCAVYEPIDTSSGDVSAVTQALADRFAANIAAHPEDWHMMQPQWVADLSDERRAHLEGT encoded by the coding sequence ATGACCCGCGACCAGGGTGCGGTGCGCGACGGTGGGGGACTGTTGGCGTTTCCGTCGGCGCTGGCGGGTCAGCTCAGCGACTGGGGGTACGCCGCAGGCTGGCGGCTGGTGCGTGCCGCGCCGGACATCGTGGCGCGCAACACCTTTGAGGCCGGTGCCGTGTGGGCGTCGCGCAACGGCGGACCCGACCAGCTGCGCAGGAACCTGGCGCGGGTGATCGGCTCGGCTCCCGCGGAGGTGCCGGATTCCCTGATGCGGGCGTCGCTGGCGTCCTACGCGCGCTACTGGCGTGAGGCGTTCCGGCTGCCGTCGATGGACCATGCGGAGCTGGGCAGGAAACTGTGGGTGCGCGACATCGAGACGGTGTTCGCCGCGCTCGAGCACGGTCGCGGCGCGGTGCTGGCGCTGCCGCACAGCGGCAACTGGGACATGGCCGGGGTGTGGCTGGCGCAGAACCACGGCACCTTCGCCACCGTCGCCGAACGGCTCAAGCCCGAATCGCTGTACAACCGGTTCCTCGCCTACCGGCAGAGCCTGGGGTTCAACGTGGTGCCGTCGTCGGGGGGCGAACGACCCGCCTACGACGTGGTCCGCGACTGGCTGCTCGACAACGGCATCGTCTGCCTGATGGCCGACCGGGACCTGAGCCGCCGGGGTGTCGAGGTCGACTTCTTCGGCGAGCCCAGCCGACTGCCCGCCGGGCCGGCGAAGCTCGCGATCGAGACGGGTGCCCCGCTGTTCCCGGCGCACTGCTGGTTCGACGGCGACGGCTGGGGGTGCGCCGTGTACGAACCGATCGACACGTCGTCGGGTGATGTCTCCGCGGTCACCCAGGCCCTGGCGGACCGGTTCGCGGCGAACATCGCCGCGCACCCCGAGGACTGGCACATGATGCAGCCCCAGTGGGTGGCCGACCTGTCCGACGAGCGCAGGGCCCACCTGGAGGGAACGTGA
- the ruvA gene encoding Holliday junction branch migration protein RuvA — MIASVRGEVLDIALDHVVIEAAGVGYKVMATPATLATLRRGSEARLITAMIVREDSQTLYGFADSDARDLFLTLLGVSGIGPSIALGALAMYDGPTLRQAIGDGDLTALTRIPKVGKKTAELLALTLRDKVGSSTSSGVAAAGGHGIRGPVVEALVGLGFAVKQAEEATDKVLANDPEATTSSALRAALSMLGKK; from the coding sequence GTGATCGCGTCGGTGCGCGGCGAGGTCCTCGACATCGCGCTCGACCACGTCGTCATCGAAGCCGCGGGCGTGGGATACAAGGTCATGGCGACGCCGGCGACACTCGCGACGTTGCGCCGCGGCTCCGAGGCCAGGCTGATCACCGCGATGATCGTGCGCGAGGACTCCCAGACGCTCTACGGGTTCGCCGACTCCGACGCCCGCGATCTGTTCCTCACGCTGCTCGGGGTCTCGGGTATCGGCCCCAGCATCGCGCTCGGTGCCCTGGCGATGTACGACGGGCCGACGCTGCGGCAGGCCATCGGCGACGGTGATCTGACCGCGTTGACGCGAATCCCGAAGGTGGGCAAGAAGACCGCCGAGCTGCTGGCGCTCACCCTGCGTGACAAGGTCGGGTCCTCGACGTCCTCGGGCGTCGCCGCTGCCGGCGGGCACGGCATCCGGGGCCCGGTGGTCGAGGCGCTCGTCGGTCTGGGTTTCGCGGTCAAGCAGGCCGAGGAGGCCACCGACAAGGTGCTGGCCAACGACCCGGAGGCGACGACGTCGAGCGCCCTGCGCGCCGCGCTGTCGATGCTGGGGAAGAAGTAG
- the ruvB gene encoding Holliday junction branch migration DNA helicase RuvB: MGRFSNADGPGDDADEREVAPALTVGEGDIDASLRPRSLGEFIGQPRVREQLQLVLEGAKNRGGTPDHILLSGPPGLGKTSLAMIIAAELGSSLRVTSGPALERAGDLAAMLSNLIEGDVLFIDEIHRIARPAEEMLYLAMEDFRVDVVVGKGPGATSIPLEVAPFTLVGATTRSGALTGPLRDRFGFTAHMDFYEPAELERVLARSAGILGIELGAEAGAEIARRSRGTPRIANRLLRRVRDYAEVRADGVITRDIAKYALEVYDVDELGLDRLDRAVLSALTRSFGGGPVGVSTLAVAVGEEATTVEEVCEPFLVRAGMIARTPRGRVATAQAWKHLGMTPPAGAGGLGQVGLFE; this comes from the coding sequence ATGGGTCGCTTCTCCAATGCCGACGGCCCCGGCGACGACGCCGACGAGCGCGAGGTCGCGCCGGCGCTGACGGTCGGCGAAGGTGACATCGACGCCAGCCTGCGGCCGAGATCGCTGGGCGAGTTCATCGGTCAGCCCAGGGTGCGGGAACAGCTCCAGCTTGTTCTGGAAGGCGCCAAGAATCGCGGCGGCACCCCGGACCACATCCTGCTGTCGGGTCCGCCGGGCCTGGGCAAGACCTCGCTGGCGATGATCATCGCCGCGGAGCTGGGTTCGTCGCTGCGGGTGACCTCGGGACCCGCGCTGGAACGCGCCGGCGACCTCGCCGCGATGTTGTCCAACCTCATCGAGGGTGACGTGCTGTTCATCGACGAGATCCACCGGATCGCGCGGCCCGCCGAGGAGATGCTCTATCTCGCCATGGAGGACTTCCGGGTCGACGTGGTCGTGGGCAAAGGCCCTGGGGCGACGTCGATTCCGCTGGAGGTCGCGCCGTTCACCCTGGTCGGGGCGACCACCCGGTCCGGCGCGCTGACCGGTCCGCTGCGCGACCGCTTCGGCTTCACCGCGCACATGGACTTCTACGAGCCCGCCGAGCTGGAACGCGTCCTGGCCCGGTCGGCCGGGATCCTCGGCATCGAGCTCGGCGCCGAGGCCGGGGCCGAGATCGCCCGCCGTTCGAGGGGCACGCCGCGTATCGCCAACCGGTTGCTGCGCCGCGTCCGTGACTACGCCGAGGTGCGCGCCGACGGCGTCATCACCCGTGACATCGCCAAGTACGCCCTGGAGGTCTACGACGTCGACGAGCTCGGCCTCGACCGCCTCGACCGCGCGGTGCTCTCGGCGCTGACCCGCAGCTTCGGTGGGGGACCGGTCGGGGTGTCGACCCTGGCGGTGGCCGTGGGTGAGGAGGCGACCACGGTGGAGGAGGTCTGCGAACCGTTCCTGGTGCGGGCCGGCATGATCGCACGCACTCCGAGAGGGCGGGTCGCGACCGCGCAGGCCTGGAAACATCTCGGGATGACGCCGCCCGCCGGGGCGGGCGGTCTCGGACAGGTGGGTCTGTTCGAATGA
- a CDS encoding glycosyltransferase family 4 protein — MRIGMVCPYSFDVPGGVQSHVLQLAEVMRVDGHEVSVLAPASPDAQDSLPDYVVSGGRAVPIPYNGSVARLRFGPATHRLVKKWIQQGRFDVLHLHEPNAPSLSMLALNIASGPIVATFHTSTTKSLTLSVFEPILRPMHEKIVGRIAVSDLARRWQMESLGSDAVEIPNGVDVGSFATAPLLPGYPRTGPTVLFLGRFDEPRKGMAVLLGALPAVVEPFPDVEILVVGRGDEDELRSQAGPLAGHLRFLGQVGDAEKASAMRSADVYCAPNTGGESFGIVLVEAMAAGTAVVASDLDAFRRVLDDGEAGRLVTVDDSAALAQGLVEVLSDAAVRRRYIECATRAVARYDWSVVGKQIMRVYETVAGSGVKVRVES; from the coding sequence ATGCGCATCGGCATGGTCTGCCCCTACTCGTTCGACGTGCCCGGCGGGGTGCAGTCGCACGTGCTGCAGCTGGCGGAGGTGATGCGCGTCGACGGGCACGAGGTCAGCGTGCTCGCGCCGGCGTCCCCGGACGCCCAGGACTCGCTGCCCGACTACGTCGTCTCCGGCGGCAGGGCGGTGCCGATCCCGTACAACGGTTCGGTGGCCCGGTTGCGGTTCGGTCCCGCCACTCACCGTCTGGTGAAGAAGTGGATCCAGCAGGGCCGTTTCGACGTCCTGCACCTGCACGAACCGAACGCGCCGAGCCTGTCGATGCTGGCGCTGAACATCGCCTCCGGGCCGATCGTGGCGACGTTCCACACCTCGACGACGAAGTCGCTGACCCTGTCGGTGTTCGAGCCGATCCTGCGGCCCATGCACGAGAAGATCGTCGGGCGCATCGCGGTGTCCGATCTGGCGCGCCGCTGGCAGATGGAGTCGCTGGGCAGCGACGCCGTCGAGATCCCCAATGGCGTGGACGTCGGCAGCTTCGCCACCGCGCCGCTGCTGCCCGGTTACCCGCGAACGGGCCCGACGGTGCTGTTCCTGGGCCGCTTCGACGAACCCCGCAAGGGCATGGCGGTGCTGCTGGGGGCGCTGCCGGCGGTGGTGGAGCCATTCCCCGACGTGGAGATCCTGGTCGTCGGCCGCGGCGACGAGGACGAACTGCGCAGCCAGGCCGGACCGCTCGCCGGGCACCTGCGGTTTCTGGGGCAGGTCGGCGACGCGGAGAAGGCGTCGGCGATGCGCAGCGCCGACGTGTACTGCGCACCCAACACCGGGGGTGAGAGTTTCGGCATCGTGCTCGTGGAGGCGATGGCCGCCGGCACCGCGGTGGTGGCCAGCGACCTGGACGCATTCAGGCGCGTTCTCGACGACGGTGAGGCCGGCCGGTTGGTGACCGTCGACGACTCCGCCGCCCTGGCGCAAGGGCTGGTCGAGGTGCTTTCCGATGCCGCCGTGCGCCGCCGTTACATCGAGTGCGCGACCCGCGCCGTGGCGCGCTACGACTGGTCGGTGGTCGGTAAGCAGATCATGCGGGTCTACGAGACCGTCGCGGGCTCCGGGGTGAAGGTGCGGGTCGAGTCGTGA
- a CDS encoding NUDIX hydrolase, whose amino-acid sequence MIPWITAVVIAVVVGAVLLILTWAYQTATRLDRLHVRYDLSWQALDGALARRAVVARAVAVEAYGGGPEGRRLAALADVAERAPRASREAAENELSAALARVNPSSLAVAMVAELADAEARVLLARRFHNDAVRDTLALRERPLVRMLRLGGTASLPTYFEIAEAGEMSARELAPARRRTSSRIVLLDEDGAVLLLCGSDPAGADAPTPPPRWWFTIGGATQLGESLAQAAVRELEEETGLAVAPEAMVGPVWRRDAVIDFNGAVIRSEEMYFVHRTRRFEPSDAGRSGLERTYIHDHRWCDATMIGKLVADGENVYPRQLGELLDEANRLADAPDEVPAGPVRSIR is encoded by the coding sequence GTGATCCCGTGGATCACCGCCGTCGTCATCGCGGTCGTGGTCGGCGCGGTGCTGCTGATCCTGACGTGGGCCTATCAGACCGCGACCCGGTTGGACCGTCTCCATGTGCGCTACGACCTGTCCTGGCAGGCGCTCGACGGCGCGCTGGCGCGCCGGGCGGTGGTCGCGCGCGCCGTCGCGGTGGAGGCGTACGGCGGGGGACCCGAGGGTAGACGGCTGGCTGCGCTGGCCGACGTCGCCGAGCGGGCGCCGCGGGCGTCGCGCGAGGCCGCGGAGAACGAGTTGTCCGCGGCGCTGGCCCGGGTCAACCCGTCGTCGCTGGCGGTGGCCATGGTCGCCGAACTGGCCGACGCCGAGGCGCGTGTCCTGTTGGCCCGCCGTTTCCACAACGACGCGGTCCGCGACACCCTCGCGCTGCGCGAGCGCCCGTTGGTGCGCATGCTGCGTCTCGGCGGCACTGCTTCTCTACCAACCTATTTCGAGATCGCCGAGGCAGGGGAGATGTCTGCGCGGGAACTGGCGCCGGCGCGCAGGCGCACGTCGTCGCGCATCGTGCTGCTCGACGAGGACGGCGCCGTGCTGCTGCTGTGCGGCTCCGATCCCGCCGGCGCGGACGCGCCGACACCCCCGCCCCGCTGGTGGTTCACGATCGGCGGCGCCACGCAGCTGGGGGAGTCGCTGGCCCAGGCCGCGGTGCGCGAACTCGAGGAGGAGACCGGGCTGGCGGTGGCTCCGGAGGCGATGGTGGGTCCGGTGTGGCGCCGCGACGCGGTCATCGACTTCAACGGCGCGGTCATCCGCAGCGAGGAGATGTACTTCGTGCACCGCACCCGGCGGTTCGAGCCCTCCGACGCCGGCCGATCCGGGCTTGAGCGCACCTACATTCACGATCACCGATGGTGCGATGCGACAATGATCGGCAAGCTGGTCGCCGACGGTGAGAACGTGTATCCCCGGCAACTGGGTGAGCTTCTCGACGAAGCCAACAGGCTCGCCGACGCGCCGGACGAGGTGCCGGCCGGCCCGGTGCGATCGATCAGGTGA
- the tesB gene encoding acyl-CoA thioesterase II — translation MAIEEILDLEQIEVNIYRGGVFSPESGFLQRTFGGHVAGQSLVSAVRTVDPKYQVHSLHGYFLRAGDARSPSVYTVERIRDGGSFCTRRVTAIQHGETIFSMSASFQTDQSGIEHQDAMPHAVPPDDIPDFKSVSKVFDDASFKQFDEWDVRIVPRERLGVREGKASQQQVWFRHRDPLPDDHVLHICALAYMSDLTLLGSAQVNHVEERKHLMVASLDHAMWFMRPFRADEWLLYDQSSPSACGGRSLTQGKIYNRYGEMVAAVMQEGLTRFTRDFTPQRG, via the coding sequence ATGGCGATCGAAGAGATCCTCGACCTGGAGCAGATCGAGGTCAACATCTATCGGGGCGGCGTCTTCAGTCCCGAGTCGGGATTCCTGCAACGCACGTTCGGCGGTCACGTCGCCGGGCAGTCGTTGGTCTCCGCGGTGCGCACCGTCGACCCGAAGTATCAGGTGCATTCCCTGCACGGGTACTTCCTGCGCGCCGGTGACGCCCGCTCGCCGTCGGTGTACACCGTCGAGCGGATTCGCGACGGCGGCTCGTTCTGCACCCGCCGGGTGACGGCGATCCAGCACGGCGAGACGATCTTCTCGATGTCGGCGTCGTTCCAGACCGACCAGAGCGGCATCGAACACCAGGACGCGATGCCGCATGCGGTGCCGCCCGACGACATCCCTGATTTCAAATCGGTCAGCAAGGTGTTCGACGACGCGAGCTTCAAGCAGTTCGACGAGTGGGACGTCCGGATCGTGCCGCGCGAGCGCCTCGGTGTGCGGGAGGGCAAGGCGTCCCAGCAGCAGGTCTGGTTCCGCCATCGCGACCCGCTGCCCGACGACCATGTGCTGCACATCTGCGCGCTGGCCTACATGAGCGACCTGACTCTGCTGGGTTCGGCCCAGGTCAACCACGTCGAGGAGCGCAAGCACCTGATGGTGGCCTCGCTCGACCACGCGATGTGGTTCATGCGGCCGTTCCGCGCCGACGAGTGGCTGCTCTACGACCAGTCGTCGCCGTCGGCGTGTGGTGGCCGCTCGCTGACGCAGGGCAAGATCTACAACCGCTACGGCGAGATGGTCGCCGCGGTGATGCAGGAGGGTCTGACCCGCTTCACCCGCGACTTCACGCCTCAGCGAGGGTGA
- the pdxT gene encoding pyridoxal 5'-phosphate synthase glutaminase subunit PdxT, translated as MSDPRVGVLALQGDTREHLAALREAGAQPGTVRRAAELAAVDALVIPGGESTAMSHLLRELELLEPLRARLADGMPAYGSCAGMILLATEIADAGVPGREALPLSGIDMTVRRNAFGRQVDSFEDDIAFDGLDGPVHAVFIRAPWVERVGPGVEVLARAAGHPVAVRQGRNLATAFHPEVTGDRRVHRLFVDSLR; from the coding sequence GTGAGCGACCCGCGGGTCGGGGTGCTCGCGTTGCAGGGCGACACCCGGGAGCACCTGGCTGCTCTGCGAGAGGCGGGTGCGCAACCCGGCACGGTGCGTCGCGCAGCGGAGTTGGCCGCGGTCGACGCGTTGGTGATCCCCGGCGGGGAGTCGACGGCGATGAGCCATCTGCTGCGGGAGCTCGAGCTTCTCGAGCCGTTGCGGGCGCGCCTGGCCGACGGGATGCCCGCGTACGGGTCGTGCGCGGGGATGATCCTGCTGGCCACCGAGATCGCCGACGCGGGTGTCCCCGGGCGCGAGGCGCTGCCCCTGAGCGGAATCGATATGACCGTGCGGCGCAACGCTTTCGGCCGCCAGGTCGATTCCTTCGAGGACGACATCGCGTTCGACGGCCTCGACGGTCCGGTGCATGCGGTGTTCATCCGGGCGCCTTGGGTCGAGCGGGTCGGGCCCGGGGTCGAGGTGCTCGCACGGGCCGCGGGCCATCCGGTCGCGGTGCGTCAGGGCCGCAACCTGGCCACCGCGTTTCACCCGGAGGTGACCGGCGACCGCCGGGTGCACCGGTTGTTCGTCGACTCGCTCAGGTGA
- the pdxS gene encoding pyridoxal 5'-phosphate synthase lyase subunit PdxS, producing MAEMLKGGVIMDVVTPEQARIAEGAGAVAVMALERVPADIRAQGGVSRMSDPDMIEGIIDAVTIPVMAKARIGHFVEAQILQSLGVDYVDESEVLTPADYTNHIDKWKFTVPFVCGATNLGEALRRITEGAAMIRSKGEAGTGDVSNATTHMRKIGGEIRRLTSLSEDELYVAAKELQAPYDLVVEVAQAGKLPVTLFTAGGIATPADAAMMMQLGAEGVFVGSGIFKSGNPAERAAAIVKATTFYDDPDVLAKVSRGLGEAMVGINVEDIAQPHRLAERGW from the coding sequence ATGGCCGAGATGCTCAAGGGCGGCGTCATCATGGACGTGGTCACACCCGAGCAGGCGCGTATCGCCGAAGGCGCCGGTGCGGTCGCGGTGATGGCGCTCGAGCGCGTCCCCGCCGACATCCGCGCCCAGGGCGGGGTGTCGCGGATGAGCGACCCCGACATGATCGAGGGCATCATCGACGCCGTCACGATCCCGGTGATGGCCAAGGCCCGGATCGGCCACTTCGTCGAGGCCCAGATCCTGCAGAGCCTCGGCGTGGACTACGTCGACGAGTCCGAGGTGCTCACCCCCGCCGACTACACCAACCACATCGACAAGTGGAAGTTCACCGTGCCGTTCGTCTGCGGCGCGACCAATCTGGGCGAGGCGCTGCGCCGCATCACCGAGGGCGCGGCGATGATCCGGTCCAAGGGTGAGGCCGGCACCGGCGACGTCTCCAACGCGACCACCCATATGCGCAAGATCGGCGGCGAGATCCGCCGGCTGACGTCGCTGTCGGAGGACGAGTTGTACGTTGCGGCAAAGGAATTGCAGGCCCCGTACGACCTCGTCGTCGAGGTCGCCCAGGCCGGGAAGCTTCCGGTGACGCTGTTCACCGCGGGCGGCATCGCCACCCCCGCGGACGCCGCGATGATGATGCAGCTCGGCGCCGAGGGGGTGTTCGTCGGCTCAGGGATCTTCAAGTCCGGCAACCCCGCCGAGCGTGCCGCCGCGATCGTCAAGGCCACCACGTTCTACGACGATCCCGACGTGCTGGCCAAGGTCTCGCGGGGGCTGGGCGAGGCGATGGTCGGCATCAACGTGGAGGACATCGCGCAGCCTCACCGGCTCGCCGAACGCGGCTGGTAA
- a CDS encoding YebC/PmpR family DNA-binding transcriptional regulator, whose translation MSGHSKWATTKHKKAVIDARRGKNFAKLIKNIEVAARTGGGDPGGNPTLYDAIQKAKKNSVPNDNIERARKRGAGEEAGGADWQNITYEGYGPNGVAILVECLTDNKNRAAGEVRVAMTRNGGNMADPGSVAYLFTRKGVVTLDKNGLSEDDVLAAVLDAGAEDVNDLGDSFEIISEPTDLVAVRTALQDAGIEYDSAEASFQPSVSVPVDLDGARKVLKLVDALEDSDDVQDVYTNVDIPDDVAAQLDAD comes from the coding sequence ATGAGCGGCCATTCCAAGTGGGCCACCACCAAGCACAAGAAGGCCGTGATCGACGCGCGTCGCGGCAAGAACTTCGCCAAGCTCATCAAGAACATCGAGGTGGCGGCCCGCACCGGTGGCGGTGACCCCGGCGGGAACCCGACGCTCTACGACGCGATCCAGAAGGCCAAGAAGAACTCGGTCCCCAACGACAACATCGAGCGCGCCCGCAAGCGCGGCGCGGGCGAAGAGGCCGGCGGCGCCGACTGGCAGAACATCACCTACGAGGGCTACGGCCCCAACGGTGTCGCGATCCTCGTGGAATGTCTGACCGACAACAAGAACCGCGCCGCCGGCGAGGTCCGGGTGGCGATGACCCGCAACGGCGGCAACATGGCCGACCCGGGCTCGGTGGCCTACCTGTTCACCCGCAAGGGCGTGGTGACGCTCGACAAGAACGGGCTCAGCGAGGACGACGTGCTCGCGGCGGTGCTCGACGCCGGCGCCGAGGATGTCAACGATCTGGGTGACAGCTTCGAGATCATCTCCGAGCCCACCGATCTCGTCGCGGTCCGCACGGCTCTGCAGGATGCCGGGATCGAGTACGACTCGGCCGAGGCCAGCTTCCAGCCGTCGGTGTCGGTGCCCGTCGACCTCGACGGTGCCCGCAAGGTGCTCAAGCTCGTCGACGCGCTGGAAGACAGCGACGACGTGCAGGACGTCTACACCAACGTCGACATCCCCGACGACGTCGCCGCGCAGCTCGACGCCGACTGA
- the pgsA gene encoding phosphatidylinositol phosphate synthase: MSNFYLMTRAAYAKLSRPVAKGALKVGLTPDSVTILGTAGSVLAALTLFPIGQLWWGAVAVSFFVLADMLDGAMARERGGGTRFGAVLDAACDRISDGAVFCGLLWWAAFGLQSAELVVATMICLVSSQVISYIKARAEASGLSGDGGLIERPERLVIVLVGAGLAGFPLFPLPWLLHVAMWLLAVTSLITVGQRLHSVRTSAAAMEPLSVPDKPEATEQ; the protein is encoded by the coding sequence GTGAGCAACTTCTATCTGATGACCCGCGCGGCGTATGCGAAGCTGTCGCGTCCCGTGGCCAAGGGTGCACTCAAGGTCGGTCTGACCCCCGACAGCGTCACGATCCTCGGCACCGCCGGATCGGTGCTCGCCGCGCTGACACTGTTCCCGATCGGGCAGCTGTGGTGGGGCGCGGTCGCCGTCTCGTTCTTCGTGCTCGCCGACATGCTCGACGGCGCGATGGCCCGCGAACGCGGCGGCGGAACACGATTCGGCGCCGTGCTGGACGCCGCCTGCGACCGGATCAGCGACGGCGCGGTGTTCTGTGGCCTGCTGTGGTGGGCCGCGTTCGGCCTGCAGAGTGCCGAACTGGTGGTCGCGACGATGATCTGCCTGGTCTCCTCGCAGGTCATCTCCTACATCAAGGCCCGCGCCGAGGCCAGCGGACTGTCCGGTGACGGCGGCCTCATCGAACGTCCCGAGCGTCTGGTGATCGTGCTCGTCGGGGCGGGTCTGGCGGGCTTCCCGCTGTTCCCGCTGCCGTGGCTGCTCCACGTCGCGATGTGGCTGCTGGCGGTCACCAGCCTGATCACCGTGGGTCAGCGGCTGCACAGTGTGCGCACCTCCGCCGCGGCCATGGAGCCGCTGTCGGTGCCCGACAAGCCGGAGGCCACCGAGCAATGA